The DNA region CTTCTGTTTCTTATGACAAGTGCGTCGGGCTTGGGGCTCTTTTCGCATAAGCTCACCATTACCGTTTATTTTGAGAACTCCGCTGGCCTCAAAGAAGGCGCGGCGGTGAACCTTGAAGGCGTCACCATCGGCACGGTAAAGAGCATCACGGTGGTGAACACTCCCGCCCGTAAACTCACTCCGGTGAAGGTCATCATGAAACTCGACGATAAGTATTCGTCGAATCTGAAGCAAGACTCCAAGGCTTCGCTTACAACAGTGGGCGTGCTGGGCGATACCGTAGTCGACATCAACAGCCAGTTTGCCGTGGGGCCTCCGCTCAAAGACGGCGATGAGTTGAAGACGCTGGAGACGCCGAGCATCACCGATGTCGTCAAGGCCAGCCAGGGAACAATCGAGAGCCTGAATGTGATTTTGTCGAAGATGAACACGATCGTCGACAATCTGCAATCCGGCAAGGGTTCGGTCGGCCAGTTGATCAACAATCCCGATTTGTATAACAAGGCAAATGCAACGGTGAATGAGTTGTTGACGCTGGAAACGAATCTGAACAATGGACGCGGCTCCATCGGCAAGTTGATGACAGACGACACCATGTACAACCGTCTGAACGACGCCGCCGGAAAACTTGAGAACATTGCCAACAGCCTGAACAGTGGCAAAGGTACTGCAGGAATGCTGCTGAAAGATGACTCCCTCTATAAGAATCTGAACTCGACGCTTGTCCATGCGAATTCAATCATGGCCGATGCGGATGCAGGTAAAGGCGGCCTCGGCCTGATGCTGAAGGATCCGAAGTTTCGTCAGGATTTGAGCAATACACTGACTCAGGTGAACACGCTGGTGAGTGGTGTCAATGACGGTAAGGGAACGCTCGGCAAGCTGACGACGGACGATCAGGCTTACACCAATCTGAATAAACTGCTGAACGCGAGCACCGACCTGGTAACGACGATCCGTAAGGACCCGAAGAAGTATCTGACGATTCATATGAGGATCTTTTAGGCACTATCCAGACACAAAAAAATCCAGGCTGCGGCCTGGATTTTTTTATGCGCCCGGTAAAGTTCTCGTGGACACATCGGTTTATGCTGAATTTATAAATATTGCTTCTTCGGCCATTCTTCAGGAGACCCATGACGTTCAAATCTTTCGTAACATTTATGGTGCTGAGCAGCGGTCTGTGCTTAGCCCAGTCCTATACCCCAGCCACCAAAAGCGATGCCGGTCTGGCGCCCACAACCGTGCCGAAGAAGCCGGTCAGCTTCGACCTTTCCGGGATTGATAAGACCGCCGATCCCTGCACTGACTTCTACCAGTACGCCTGCGGCAACTGGAAGAAGGAGAACCCCATTCCAGCCGATCAGACGCGCTGGGGACGGTTCAACGAACTGGCAGAGCGCAACAACTACCTGCTCTATCAGGACCTGAAGGCAGCGGCGGACGCTCCGAAGACCCCACTACAGAAGAAGTATGGCGACTACTTCGCAGCCTGCATGAATGTGGGACTAGCCAATCAGCTCGGCGCGAAGCCGATTGAGCCGGCACTCCAGACCATCGCCGCGTGGAACGATAAGAAGACCCTGGCAACCCTGCTGGGAACGATGGAAGACAAATATTCAGTTGGCTTCTTCTTCGATTTTGGCTCAGAACAGGATCAAAAAGACTCGACCCGACAGATCGGCGCGCTTGACCAGGGCGGACTCGGCCTGCCCGACCGCGACTACTACCTCAATCAGGATGAGCGCTCCAAGACACTTCGCGAACAGTACGTAGCCCATGTGACGAAGATGTTCGAGCTGCTCGGCGACACTCCCCAAAAAGCTGCCACCGAAGCGCAAAACGTAATGACGGTAGAGACGGCGCTGGCCCAGGGCTCGATGCCGCGCGTCGACCGCCGCAACCCGGCAAATATCTACCACGTCATGACCATCGCGCAGTTGCAGAGCATGACACCGGACTTCAACTGGAAGGTCTACTTGGACGCCAAGAAAGAGGGCAGCCTCAAGACCGCCAATATCGTAGCGCCTAACTTCTTCAAGGCTATGCAGGAACAGCTCGACGCCACCAGCATCGACGCGCTGAAGAGCTACATGCGCTGGCACACAGTCCACCGCTTCGCAACCAATCTCAGCGAGCCTTTCGTCGCGGAGAACTTCAACTTCTACGGTGCGACGTTGACCGGACAGAAGGAGATTACGCCGCGATGGAAGCGCTGCACCACTGCCACCGACCACGCCCTGGGCGAGGCCGTTGGGCAGGATTGGGTCGCCCGGAACTTTCCACCCGCTGCCAAGGACAACATGGAGAAGCTCGTCCATGCGCTCGAGGTTTCACTCGGACAGGACATTCAGCATCTCGACTGGATGAGCGACACCACCAAGGCCGAGGCTCAGAAGAAGCTCGAAGCCTTCCGCGACAAAATTGGCTATCCCGAGAAGTGGCGCGACTACTCGACCCTGACCGTCAAGCGGGATGATCCCGTTGGCAACTCGGAGCGCGCCAGCGCCTTTGCTGACCGCCACGACCTGAACAAGATCGGCAAGCCTGTCGACGAAAAAGAGTGGGACATGACGCCGCCGACGGTGAACGCGTACTACAACCCGTCGATGAACGACATCAACTTTCCTGCCGGCATTCTGCAGCCTCCGTTCTACGACTTCAACGCTGATCCGGCGGTCAACTTCGGCGGCATCGGGATCGTCATTGGCCATGAGATGACGCATGGCTTCGACGATCAGGGCAGCCAGTACGACGCGCAGGGCAATGTACGCAAATGGTGGACGCCCGAGGACAAGAAGAAGTTCGATGAGCGCACCGATTGCGAGGTGAAAGAGTATGACAACTTCGAAGTCGCTCCCGGACAAAAGCTGAACGGACGTCTGACTCTGGGCGAAAATACCGCCGACAACGGCGGTCTCCGCATCGCCTACGCCGCGCTGATGAGCACACTGGCACAGGAGAATAAATCGACAAGCGAAAAGATCGATGGCTACACTCCCGAGCAGCGCTACTTCATCTCGTGGGGACAGGTCTGGTGTGAGAACACCCGCGAACAGACGGCACGGATGCGCGCCAAGATCGATCCGCACTCCAGCGGTGAGTGGCGTGTCAATGGAAGCGTGCAGAACTTCGAGCAGTTCGGCAAGGCATTTGGCTGCAAGGTTGGCCAGCCGATGATGCCGGAGAAGAGCTGCCGCGTCTGGTAAATCAACCAGCATCGAAGAGGGCTCAGGCTGCGGCCTGAGCCCTTTTTGCTGCGTAAAACGGAAGAGGGACAGACACCACCGGCTGCGGCCCGAACTCTTCGGCAAGGAATGCGTTGCGGGAAG from Edaphobacter paludis includes:
- a CDS encoding MlaD family protein, with product MPSQQEVRWSQLKVGVIVLVASVVLVTLLFLMTSASGLGLFSHKLTITVYFENSAGLKEGAAVNLEGVTIGTVKSITVVNTPARKLTPVKVIMKLDDKYSSNLKQDSKASLTTVGVLGDTVVDINSQFAVGPPLKDGDELKTLETPSITDVVKASQGTIESLNVILSKMNTIVDNLQSGKGSVGQLINNPDLYNKANATVNELLTLETNLNNGRGSIGKLMTDDTMYNRLNDAAGKLENIANSLNSGKGTAGMLLKDDSLYKNLNSTLVHANSIMADADAGKGGLGLMLKDPKFRQDLSNTLTQVNTLVSGVNDGKGTLGKLTTDDQAYTNLNKLLNASTDLVTTIRKDPKKYLTIHMRIF
- a CDS encoding M13 family metallopeptidase, with the translated sequence MTFKSFVTFMVLSSGLCLAQSYTPATKSDAGLAPTTVPKKPVSFDLSGIDKTADPCTDFYQYACGNWKKENPIPADQTRWGRFNELAERNNYLLYQDLKAAADAPKTPLQKKYGDYFAACMNVGLANQLGAKPIEPALQTIAAWNDKKTLATLLGTMEDKYSVGFFFDFGSEQDQKDSTRQIGALDQGGLGLPDRDYYLNQDERSKTLREQYVAHVTKMFELLGDTPQKAATEAQNVMTVETALAQGSMPRVDRRNPANIYHVMTIAQLQSMTPDFNWKVYLDAKKEGSLKTANIVAPNFFKAMQEQLDATSIDALKSYMRWHTVHRFATNLSEPFVAENFNFYGATLTGQKEITPRWKRCTTATDHALGEAVGQDWVARNFPPAAKDNMEKLVHALEVSLGQDIQHLDWMSDTTKAEAQKKLEAFRDKIGYPEKWRDYSTLTVKRDDPVGNSERASAFADRHDLNKIGKPVDEKEWDMTPPTVNAYYNPSMNDINFPAGILQPPFYDFNADPAVNFGGIGIVIGHEMTHGFDDQGSQYDAQGNVRKWWTPEDKKKFDERTDCEVKEYDNFEVAPGQKLNGRLTLGENTADNGGLRIAYAALMSTLAQENKSTSEKIDGYTPEQRYFISWGQVWCENTREQTARMRAKIDPHSSGEWRVNGSVQNFEQFGKAFGCKVGQPMMPEKSCRVW